A window of the Natronomonas salina genome harbors these coding sequences:
- a CDS encoding sulfotransferase domain-containing protein, whose translation MSLDEPPGDLRDRAKRNYEYVKNEIISEKKRAILSEYTVDDFDSILLIVTAPRGGSSLLFDILRHHEGTCSLDGEHDRWLTLNGICYPTLESDVVPADFESFDREKLLTDLLAEVGATERSGDRTHRVDNTLVRLPLQFPNRDLPYEQIRDQLLEGVSLDAILEDLDILPLQYDEYAERDANSPFETETFEDRPFVSSHRHKRGLTAADFERTLVLKASGDAYRLPWIREQLFPETDVNVVHLTRNPAASVNGLYDGWRLNRGFQTYNVGDLNLNDYDGSLWCYDLPPGWETEGNLIDVCLLQWVQAHRHILDHRDAFEDVLRVRFEDLLTDTRSTITEIVEFADLGESPLLSENVEDPNKVMTTKEPRHARWRDREELVKNALDRADETYTEVATELGYTEESEWI comes from the coding sequence GTGAGTCTCGATGAACCGCCAGGCGATCTCCGCGATCGGGCCAAGCGGAACTACGAATACGTAAAAAACGAGATTATCTCTGAGAAGAAACGAGCTATTCTGTCAGAATACACGGTTGACGACTTTGACAGTATACTGCTCATCGTGACGGCTCCGAGAGGAGGCAGTAGCCTCCTTTTCGACATTCTTCGCCATCATGAAGGAACGTGTAGTCTGGATGGTGAACACGATCGATGGCTCACGCTGAACGGGATTTGTTACCCGACACTCGAGTCCGACGTCGTTCCAGCCGACTTCGAATCGTTCGACCGGGAGAAACTCCTGACTGACCTCCTCGCCGAGGTCGGAGCAACCGAACGCTCCGGCGACCGAACGCACCGTGTGGATAACACGCTCGTCCGACTTCCGTTGCAGTTCCCCAATCGAGACCTCCCATACGAGCAGATACGCGACCAGCTTCTTGAGGGCGTATCACTCGATGCGATACTCGAGGACCTCGACATTCTGCCGTTGCAGTACGATGAATACGCAGAGCGAGACGCAAACAGCCCGTTCGAAACTGAAACGTTCGAGGACCGACCGTTCGTCTCCTCACACCGTCACAAGCGTGGTCTCACAGCGGCGGATTTCGAGCGGACGCTCGTCCTCAAAGCAAGTGGTGACGCATACCGGCTTCCGTGGATCCGCGAACAGCTGTTCCCCGAGACCGATGTCAACGTTGTTCACCTCACGCGGAATCCTGCAGCGTCGGTTAACGGACTCTACGACGGCTGGCGGCTGAACAGAGGGTTCCAGACGTACAACGTGGGCGATCTCAATCTCAACGATTACGACGGCTCGCTATGGTGCTACGATCTCCCGCCGGGCTGGGAGACGGAGGGAAACCTCATCGATGTCTGCCTGCTGCAATGGGTCCAAGCCCACCGCCATATCCTCGATCACCGCGATGCGTTCGAAGACGTCCTTCGCGTCCGATTCGAGGATCTCCTCACCGACACTCGCTCCACCATCACGGAGATCGTCGAGTTCGCCGATCTCGGTGAGTCACCACTGCTCTCCGAGAACGTCGAAGACCCCAATAAGGTGATGACGACGAAGGAGCCGAGGCACGCTCGCTGGCGAGACAGAGAGGAGCTCGTCAAGAACGCGCTCGATCGAGCCGATGAGACGTATACCGAGGTGGCCACGGAATTGGGATACACGGAGGAGTCCGAATGGATCTAG